A single Callithrix jacchus isolate 240 chromosome 4, calJac240_pri, whole genome shotgun sequence DNA region contains:
- the TAF11 gene encoding transcription initiation factor TFIID subunit 11 isoform X1, with the protein MDDARESPTDKGGETGESDETVAAPGDPGATDTDGIPEETDGDADADLKEAAAEEGELKSQDVSDLTAVEREDSSLLTPAAKKLKIDTKEKKEKKQKVDEDEIQKMQILVSSFSEEQLNRYEMYRRSAFPKAAIKRLIQSITGTSVSQNVVIAMSGISKVFVGEVVEEALDVCEKWGEMPPLQPKHMREAVRRLKSKGQIPNSKHKKIIFF; encoded by the exons ATGGACGATGCCCGCGAGTCGCCCACAGACAAAGGCGGAGAGACAGGGGAGTCGGATGAGACCGTCGCTGCGCCCGGGGACCCGGGGGCTACCGACACGGATGGAATCCCAGAGGAAACTGATGGAGACGCAGATGCGGACCTAAAAGAAGCTGCAGCGGAGGAAGGCGAG CTCAAGAGTCAGGATGTCTCAGATTTAACAGCAGTTGAAAGGGAAGACTCATCATTACTTACTCCTGCagccaaaaaactgaaaatagataccaaagaaaagaaagagaagaagcagAAGGTAGATGAAGATGAGATTCAGAAGATGCA AATcctggtttcttctttttctgaagaGCAGCTGAACCGTTATGAAATGTATCGCCGCTCAGCTTTCCCTAAGGCAGCCATCAAAAGG ctgatccagtctatcactggCACCTCTGTGTCTCAGAATGTTGTTATTGCTATGTCTGGCATTTCCAAGGTTTTCGTCGGGGAGGTGGTAGAAGAAG CACTGGATGTGTGTgagaaatggggagaaatgccaccaCTGCAACCCAAACATATGAGGGAAGCTGTTAGAAGGTTAAAGTCAAAAGGACAGATCCCTAACTCGAAGCACAAAAAAATCATCTTCTTCTAG
- the TAF11 gene encoding transcription initiation factor TFIID subunit 11 isoform X2, translating to MDDARESPTDKGGETGESDETVAAPGDPGATDTDGIPEETDGDADADLKEAAAEEGELKSQDVSDLTAVEREDSSLLTPAAKKLKIDTKEKKEKKQKVDEDEIQKMQILVSSFSEEQLNRYEMYRRSAFPKAAIKRHWMCVRNGEKCHHCNPNI from the exons ATGGACGATGCCCGCGAGTCGCCCACAGACAAAGGCGGAGAGACAGGGGAGTCGGATGAGACCGTCGCTGCGCCCGGGGACCCGGGGGCTACCGACACGGATGGAATCCCAGAGGAAACTGATGGAGACGCAGATGCGGACCTAAAAGAAGCTGCAGCGGAGGAAGGCGAG CTCAAGAGTCAGGATGTCTCAGATTTAACAGCAGTTGAAAGGGAAGACTCATCATTACTTACTCCTGCagccaaaaaactgaaaatagataccaaagaaaagaaagagaagaagcagAAGGTAGATGAAGATGAGATTCAGAAGATGCA AATcctggtttcttctttttctgaagaGCAGCTGAACCGTTATGAAATGTATCGCCGCTCAGCTTTCCCTAAGGCAGCCATCAAAAGG CACTGGATGTGTGTgagaaatggggagaaatgccaccaCTGCAACCCAAACATATGA